A portion of the Sphaerochaeta pleomorpha str. Grapes genome contains these proteins:
- a CDS encoding ROK family protein: MKNYLSIDIGGSKLLVGIVNDKGEILEVKKLLLVNPNQDSILHSVYSLCDMFFSRYHIDCIGVSIPGLADPVTGVWLEAVFSKVKNFPLGKLLSDRYKIEVFIENDANNCAYGEKLFGCAKLVNDFIWLTVSNGCGSGIFLNGKLFTGAGSNAGELGHIFVTNKKYKCPCGNFGCLESVAAGPGIVRRYIESSEKVISRSITAKDVADFAKAGDKNAIQVYQQTGDYLGRAIAASVNVLNVPLVVIGGGITLDSELFMDSLISSVDSHIYRTANQNLQIKITEMGYYASLIGAISNAIIQDQKPKI; encoded by the coding sequence ATGAAAAATTACTTATCAATTGATATCGGTGGTTCAAAACTATTAGTAGGAATAGTTAACGATAAAGGTGAAATTCTTGAAGTTAAAAAACTATTATTGGTAAACCCAAATCAAGACAGTATCCTACATTCTGTATATTCTTTATGTGATATGTTTTTTTCTCGATATCATATTGATTGTATTGGCGTAAGTATTCCTGGTTTAGCGGATCCTGTTACTGGGGTGTGGCTCGAAGCAGTGTTTTCAAAAGTCAAAAATTTTCCTTTAGGGAAATTGTTATCAGACCGTTATAAAATTGAAGTATTTATTGAAAATGATGCGAACAATTGTGCCTATGGAGAAAAGCTTTTTGGTTGTGCAAAATTGGTCAATGATTTCATTTGGTTGACAGTAAGTAATGGCTGTGGTTCTGGTATATTTCTTAATGGAAAATTGTTTACTGGCGCAGGTTCAAATGCTGGAGAGTTAGGGCATATTTTTGTTACGAATAAGAAATACAAATGTCCCTGCGGAAATTTTGGTTGTCTCGAATCTGTTGCAGCTGGCCCTGGTATTGTTAGACGATATATTGAAAGTTCAGAAAAAGTCATTAGCAGGAGTATTACAGCAAAAGATGTTGCAGATTTTGCTAAAGCAGGCGATAAAAACGCTATCCAAGTCTATCAGCAAACAGGTGATTATCTGGGCCGAGCTATAGCTGCTTCTGTAAATGTGTTGAATGTTCCTTTAGTTGTAATTGGTGGAGGTATTACGCTAGACAGTGAATTATTCATGGATAGTCTCATTTCATCCGTGGATTCCCATATTTACCGAACGGCTAATCAAAATCTTCAAATAAAAATCACAGAAATGGGGTATTATGCATCTCTGATTGGTGCTATTTCAAATGCAATCATTCAAGACCAGAAACCCAAAATTTAA
- a CDS encoding sugar ABC transporter substrate-binding protein: MKKSLIVALLLVTMVCSSLFANGNSETVTGKPKVAFICKSYSDAFCVWVKDEIEKNAKENYSNQFDVICFDSAGNSTTQINQIENCVASKFDVIIFQQVDAQATVPAVKKAVAAGIPVIVTTGHIEDGGLSTYIDANPVQQGTVVAEYALTKLPTNSKICILQGPAGNFHANGRQKGFVDTLGKRSDIQIVDAQIGEWGKDKAVTITQNWLSSIPDLTCIMAHNDDMALGAYEAIKMAKKQGQIQIYGVDALASACLAVQDGRMEATVFQNAIGYAVKALEYASKTLKGEAIESITLDSELVTPENVNKYIELHKMLGNI, encoded by the coding sequence ATGAAAAAAAGTTTAATCGTAGCCTTGTTATTGGTAACCATGGTTTGTAGTTCTCTCTTTGCGAATGGTAATTCCGAAACTGTAACAGGAAAACCAAAAGTTGCATTTATATGCAAATCGTATTCCGATGCGTTCTGTGTGTGGGTTAAAGATGAGATTGAAAAAAATGCAAAAGAGAATTATTCCAATCAGTTTGATGTAATTTGCTTTGATTCAGCTGGCAACTCAACAACCCAGATAAATCAAATTGAAAATTGTGTTGCTAGTAAATTTGATGTGATTATTTTCCAGCAGGTTGATGCTCAAGCAACGGTGCCAGCCGTAAAGAAAGCTGTTGCGGCAGGAATACCTGTAATCGTAACTACCGGGCACATAGAAGATGGTGGTCTATCGACCTATATTGATGCTAATCCAGTTCAGCAGGGAACTGTAGTTGCGGAATATGCATTAACAAAACTTCCTACAAATTCAAAAATTTGTATACTCCAGGGACCTGCAGGTAATTTCCATGCAAATGGTCGTCAGAAAGGGTTTGTAGACACGTTGGGAAAAAGATCTGACATCCAAATTGTTGATGCCCAAATTGGCGAATGGGGAAAAGACAAAGCTGTTACCATCACCCAAAACTGGCTTTCAAGTATCCCTGATTTGACATGTATCATGGCTCATAATGATGATATGGCTTTAGGTGCCTATGAAGCTATCAAAATGGCAAAGAAACAGGGTCAGATCCAGATATATGGCGTTGATGCTCTTGCCTCAGCATGCCTCGCAGTTCAGGATGGCAGAATGGAAGCAACCGTTTTCCAAAATGCTATCGGATATGCAGTGAAAGCCCTAGAATATGCGTCAAAGACACTCAAGGGTGAAGCAATCGAGAGCATTACTCTTGACAGTGAGCTTGTTACTCCAGAAAATGTCAATAAATATATTGAGTTGCATAAAATGTTGGGTAATATATAG
- a CDS encoding sugar ABC transporter ATP-binding protein: MNNGTHTDDYILELSGITKRFPGVLALNNVDMKVKKGEVHVIVGENGAGKSTLMKVINGIYSADSGSIIFDGKPYKATSPTQARALGISMIFQELNFVPQLTVAENIYLGREPMIGKSLFVDNKKLNANARNYIKEQNLPFDAEDLMGSLSVSQAQIIEIIKAISCNAKLVIMDEPTSAITEKEVSFLFEKIALLKEKGVTIIYISHKMDEIFKIADTISIFRDGAHIDCRPTIEFNINNVIEKMVGRELSSGFPQKKCNIGKERFRVENFSDAKRFQNISFTLNEGEILGISGLMGAGRTEVVRAIIGLDSKCEGKIFLENRELKIKSVIDSIQYGIAMVSEDRRCYGIIPMRSVRENIILVGLKHYFHTQWIDRAKENAIVGEYIKKLEIKTSNQEVAISTLSGGNQQKAILAKWLISNPNVLILDEPTRGIDVGAKYEIYKLMCQLCENGVSIIMISSELPELLGMSDRILVMAEGKITGEFNRDNATQVEIMKKATGGR, translated from the coding sequence ATGAATAATGGAACACATACAGACGATTACATACTGGAACTTTCTGGCATTACCAAAAGATTTCCTGGTGTTTTAGCTTTAAATAATGTTGATATGAAAGTGAAAAAGGGTGAGGTCCATGTAATTGTAGGAGAAAATGGTGCAGGAAAATCGACCTTAATGAAGGTTATCAACGGTATCTATTCAGCTGATAGCGGTTCAATAATATTTGATGGAAAACCATATAAAGCTACATCACCCACACAGGCTAGAGCTCTAGGTATTTCGATGATTTTTCAGGAATTGAATTTTGTTCCACAATTAACAGTTGCAGAAAATATTTATCTTGGAAGGGAGCCAATGATAGGTAAAAGTCTTTTTGTTGATAACAAGAAACTGAATGCAAATGCAAGAAACTACATTAAGGAACAGAACTTGCCTTTTGATGCAGAAGACCTAATGGGATCCTTATCCGTATCCCAAGCACAAATAATTGAAATTATCAAGGCGATTTCCTGTAATGCAAAACTGGTTATTATGGATGAACCGACATCTGCAATTACGGAAAAAGAGGTTAGTTTTCTTTTTGAAAAGATTGCTTTGTTAAAGGAGAAAGGGGTTACTATCATCTATATCTCCCATAAGATGGATGAAATTTTCAAAATTGCAGATACTATTTCTATTTTCAGAGATGGCGCTCATATTGATTGCAGACCTACAATCGAATTTAACATCAATAATGTAATTGAAAAAATGGTCGGAAGGGAATTGAGTTCCGGTTTCCCCCAAAAAAAATGTAATATTGGTAAAGAAAGATTTCGTGTAGAGAATTTTTCCGATGCCAAACGATTCCAAAATATTTCTTTTACCCTAAACGAAGGAGAAATCCTCGGAATTTCTGGCTTAATGGGAGCTGGAAGAACTGAAGTTGTGCGAGCAATAATTGGATTAGATAGTAAATGCGAAGGAAAAATATTCCTTGAAAACAGGGAATTGAAAATCAAATCTGTAATTGACTCAATCCAATATGGAATAGCAATGGTCAGCGAAGATCGTCGTTGCTATGGAATAATCCCAATGAGAAGCGTTCGCGAAAATATAATTCTGGTTGGCTTGAAACATTATTTTCATACTCAATGGATTGATAGAGCAAAAGAAAATGCCATAGTTGGAGAATATATAAAAAAACTAGAAATCAAGACATCAAACCAGGAAGTGGCAATCTCAACACTTTCAGGGGGAAACCAGCAGAAAGCAATTCTTGCAAAATGGTTAATCTCTAATCCTAATGTCTTAATATTAGATGAACCAACGAGAGGCATTGACGTCGGTGCAAAATATGAAATTTATAAACTGATGTGCCAATTATGTGAAAATGGCGTTTCGATAATAATGATTAGCTCGGAACTGCCAGAATTGTTAGGTATGAGTGATCGGATACTTGTAATGGCAGAAGGTAAGATTACTGGAGAATTCAATAGAGACAATGCCACTCAGGTAGAAATAATGAAAAAGGCAACAGGTGGAAGATAA
- a CDS encoding DUF2156 domain-containing protein yields the protein MLEFHTPSAADKPLFTKKSTYLAYEYYFSYCMLWKDAIGITICKTDTALYIHIKEDDVFLLPMTDNLAAAMQELETYCKESGTRFQLECVPTEQALQLQEMGYSIEHIRNLDDYIYESEKLIKLGGKHLQSKRNHISQFERKYTYTVMPLTKEVFPECMKMVSTTWLGGKEMNKEITDELHAIQFAFDNWDLLNLVGILICVDHHLTAFTVGEVIDDQLAIVHFEKGDTSYTGIYAVINQLFCSMYLSDAKYINRQEDVGVEGLRKAKLSYQPTMMVEKYRVRKP from the coding sequence ATGTTAGAATTTCATACCCCGTCCGCCGCGGACAAACCATTATTCACCAAGAAAAGCACCTATCTTGCCTACGAATATTACTTCTCCTATTGCATGCTCTGGAAAGATGCAATCGGTATCACTATTTGCAAGACCGATACTGCATTATACATCCACATCAAGGAAGACGATGTCTTTTTATTACCCATGACTGACAATCTGGCAGCTGCCATGCAGGAGCTTGAAACCTACTGCAAAGAGAGCGGAACCCGTTTCCAACTGGAATGTGTCCCCACCGAACAGGCTTTGCAGCTTCAAGAAATGGGCTACAGTATCGAACACATCCGTAATCTTGATGACTATATCTATGAAAGTGAAAAGCTGATAAAGCTTGGCGGGAAGCACCTGCAGAGCAAGAGAAACCATATATCCCAGTTTGAACGGAAATATACCTATACAGTCATGCCCCTTACCAAAGAGGTATTCCCCGAATGCATGAAGATGGTTTCGACCACCTGGCTCGGAGGAAAAGAGATGAACAAGGAAATTACAGATGAACTGCATGCCATTCAGTTTGCGTTCGACAACTGGGACTTATTGAATCTGGTAGGTATCCTTATCTGTGTCGATCACCATCTCACAGCCTTTACTGTCGGGGAAGTCATCGATGACCAGCTGGCTATTGTGCATTTTGAGAAGGGTGACACCTCCTATACCGGGATTTATGCCGTTATAAACCAATTATTCTGTTCCATGTACCTCTCTGATGCAAAATATATAAACCGCCAGGAGGATGTCGGGGTAGAAGGCCTACGTAAAGCAAAGCTCTCCTATCAACCAACGATGATGGTGGAAAAATACCGAGTGAGGAAGCCATGA
- a CDS encoding KamA family radical SAM protein, translating to METQLERIAKLVAMIRADESTIGSLFLDEKLSLEALVEKLKTHYSEVMQKEHPNAWSYYTGEVHDEQSFYKLTGTSLAFLRIMDYLDHEGCSFSDGNLHGEGVVSQPLAILRSLVRGEDISVSPDFVEDMYHLLRQLKGIDHKEVPSRSQVQAWMERHPSGLDKEVIAWRAKNKEYIVQLLIKRIRSEHKSSQFYQLKGSMDAAQARKQVLTWWRDDRFQLKYAIRSSSELNRYLQNSLDKETLEQMETAEKKGIPIFATPYFLSLIDVRPLSEQEHPHSDAVLRDYLFYSKDLVEEFGSIVAWEKEDIVEEGKPNAAGWILPSHNIHRRYPNVAIFIPDTMGRACGGLCAYCQRMYDFQRGRFNFELEKLRPKRNWSTMLALNMDYFRKDPYLSDILITGGDAFMSSVSSLRNILDAVLKMAQEKLLDNEERAEGEKYATMKRVRLGTKLPVYLPQRITKELVSVLAQFKEKASLVGISQCIVQIHISSSMEVTPDTKKAIAAILSAGWAVTNQEVFTISASRRGHSAKLRKTLNEIGVLPYYTFTVKGFKENRHVFANNCRSTQEQIEESSIGRVALRYHSIIRPFISDAPHMLENIDSIRKSDEIPFLSTDRNTLNLPGVGKSNTYRTIGITSDGRRILEFEFDHTRPHSPVIEEMGSVIVIESKSIAEYLRQLGQMGEDVSEYETIWGYSAGSLEPRSSVFEGMMK from the coding sequence ATGGAGACACAATTAGAACGTATTGCGAAACTTGTCGCTATGATAAGGGCCGATGAATCGACGATTGGTTCCCTCTTTTTGGATGAAAAACTCAGTTTGGAAGCTTTGGTAGAGAAGCTCAAGACCCATTATTCTGAAGTAATGCAAAAGGAACATCCCAACGCGTGGTCCTATTATACCGGTGAAGTACACGACGAACAAAGTTTTTACAAACTTACGGGGACTTCCCTGGCTTTCTTGCGGATCATGGACTATCTCGACCATGAAGGATGCAGCTTTTCCGATGGGAACCTGCATGGTGAGGGCGTAGTCTCACAGCCGCTTGCAATCCTTCGTTCACTGGTACGGGGAGAGGATATTTCTGTCTCTCCCGATTTTGTAGAAGATATGTATCACCTGCTCAGGCAATTGAAGGGGATAGACCATAAGGAGGTTCCCTCCAGGAGCCAAGTACAAGCTTGGATGGAACGCCATCCTTCCGGCCTGGATAAAGAGGTTATTGCCTGGCGTGCAAAAAACAAGGAATATATTGTTCAACTGTTGATCAAGAGAATCCGTTCAGAGCACAAATCTTCCCAGTTTTACCAGCTCAAGGGCTCGATGGATGCCGCGCAGGCAAGGAAACAGGTCCTTACCTGGTGGCGCGACGACCGTTTCCAGCTTAAGTATGCAATTCGCAGTTCCTCTGAGTTGAATAGGTATCTGCAAAATTCCCTCGATAAGGAAACCCTGGAACAGATGGAGACAGCGGAGAAAAAGGGTATTCCTATCTTTGCGACCCCTTATTTCCTTTCCCTCATCGATGTCCGCCCGCTTAGTGAGCAAGAACATCCCCATAGCGATGCGGTACTTCGCGACTACCTGTTCTACAGCAAGGACTTGGTCGAGGAGTTTGGTTCTATCGTTGCCTGGGAAAAAGAAGATATCGTTGAGGAAGGAAAACCCAATGCTGCTGGCTGGATCCTTCCTTCGCACAATATCCATCGACGCTATCCGAATGTGGCCATCTTCATTCCTGACACCATGGGACGCGCCTGCGGAGGCCTGTGTGCCTACTGTCAACGGATGTATGACTTCCAGAGGGGCCGTTTCAACTTCGAGTTGGAAAAGCTTAGGCCAAAACGCAACTGGTCGACTATGCTCGCACTGAATATGGATTATTTTAGAAAAGACCCCTACCTGAGCGATATTCTCATAACCGGCGGCGATGCCTTTATGAGCTCTGTCTCTTCCCTCAGAAATATTCTCGACGCAGTGTTGAAAATGGCCCAGGAAAAACTGCTGGACAATGAGGAAAGAGCGGAAGGGGAGAAGTATGCAACCATGAAACGGGTCAGGCTTGGCACCAAACTGCCTGTCTATCTTCCCCAGCGTATTACCAAAGAATTGGTGTCGGTGCTTGCCCAGTTCAAAGAGAAGGCTTCTCTGGTAGGTATAAGCCAGTGTATCGTACAGATACATATCTCTTCTTCCATGGAAGTGACCCCAGATACCAAAAAGGCCATTGCAGCCATTCTTTCTGCCGGATGGGCTGTGACCAACCAGGAAGTGTTCACCATCTCCGCCTCCAGGCGGGGACATTCTGCAAAGCTTAGAAAGACGCTGAACGAAATCGGGGTGCTTCCCTACTATACCTTTACGGTCAAAGGGTTCAAGGAAAACCGACATGTCTTTGCAAACAATTGCCGGTCAACCCAGGAACAGATTGAGGAAAGCTCAATTGGTCGTGTTGCCCTGCGATACCATAGCATTATCAGGCCATTCATTTCCGATGCCCCCCATATGTTGGAGAATATCGATAGTATTAGGAAATCAGATGAGATACCATTCCTTTCCACCGACCGCAATACCCTAAACCTTCCGGGAGTGGGCAAGAGCAATACCTATCGTACCATTGGCATAACCTCTGATGGCAGACGTATATTGGAATTTGAATTCGACCATACCCGGCCCCACAGCCCTGTTATTGAGGAAATGGGTTCTGTTATCGTCATTGAATCGAAATCGATTGCAGAGTATCTGAGACAACTAGGGCAGATGGGTGAAGACGTGAGCGAATACGAAACCATCTGGGGTTATTCTGCTGGGAGCCTGGAGCCCAGGAGTTCTGTATTCGAGGGGATGATGAAGTAG
- a CDS encoding ABC transporter permease, whose product MMKIKKITFGGISFDIKNFYNKYGILCVMVLMFVIASFISPVFLTSTNLINVLTQISVVTIVAAGMTMLIISGTTDLSAGSVVALAGCLCVGTCKNLIASGMGTVPAAFIGILVAVVIAAMCNVSSAVIITKFEAPPFIVTLAMMQIARGLVYIYTNGQQIYDIGNVAIIGQGRIGFIPYSVLIMLAVLIISWIILNKLRFGRYLYAVGGNIEAAIASGIRTSPVIIKSFLIHGVFVGIAGILYMTRLNSGQPAEAVGLEFDAIIAAIVGGTSFSGGIGTITGTICGCVIIGILNNILNLMFVQSYYQQVIKGLIIVTAVILDIKTKVKKN is encoded by the coding sequence ATGATGAAGATTAAAAAAATCACTTTTGGTGGCATTTCTTTTGATATAAAGAATTTCTATAATAAGTATGGCATTTTGTGTGTTATGGTCCTTATGTTTGTTATTGCTTCTTTTATTTCACCCGTTTTCCTAACTTCAACGAACCTTATTAATGTCCTTACTCAGATAAGTGTAGTTACAATTGTAGCTGCAGGAATGACTATGTTGATCATTTCAGGAACAACAGATCTGTCCGCTGGAAGTGTTGTTGCTCTTGCTGGTTGTCTCTGTGTCGGTACCTGTAAAAATCTTATTGCATCAGGAATGGGTACTGTTCCAGCAGCATTTATCGGGATTCTTGTAGCTGTGGTAATTGCTGCAATGTGCAATGTTTCCTCTGCTGTAATAATCACAAAATTCGAAGCTCCTCCTTTTATTGTTACCTTGGCGATGATGCAAATAGCTCGTGGTCTTGTATACATATATACGAATGGACAACAGATTTATGATATTGGAAATGTCGCAATCATTGGACAAGGGAGAATTGGCTTCATTCCCTATTCAGTTTTGATAATGTTGGCTGTATTGATAATTTCTTGGATAATACTGAATAAATTAAGGTTTGGTCGTTATCTCTATGCAGTTGGGGGGAACATTGAGGCAGCAATTGCAAGTGGGATTAGAACAAGTCCCGTTATCATCAAATCGTTTCTGATTCATGGAGTTTTTGTCGGAATAGCAGGTATCTTGTATATGACTAGACTAAATTCCGGGCAACCTGCAGAAGCCGTAGGTCTGGAATTTGATGCCATTATTGCCGCTATCGTCGGTGGAACCAGTTTTTCGGGAGGCATTGGAACGATAACTGGTACTATTTGCGGCTGTGTCATTATTGGAATTCTAAACAACATCCTGAATCTGATGTTTGTACAGTCCTATTATCAGCAAGTAATAAAAGGCCTGATTATTGTAACGGCCGTTATTCTTGATATAAAAACAAAAGTCAAAAAGAATTAA
- a CDS encoding GNAT family N-acetyltransferase encodes MTLERAKDTDFEELKTLWSIVFNEEAAFLEKFFALRFFPDSIFVAREQGKIVSALHALPSFYHQNKVVHRCAFIVGAATYADYRKKGIMSHLLSYCKQNLDCPITLFPAVRPFYEKNGYITTGELLRYNLEAVTEYEPGTEVSLSQDELDTIYMQATIASGSLLRDNIAWQFLLDGYQLLAVQDAYALIKDNAVVEAMAIDTSSAVALLGLMKQKKLDTCAVLHDSPFCPLIPGIKGTVIPMGMSTAPFMQGCYIAEQY; translated from the coding sequence ATGACACTAGAACGGGCAAAGGATACTGATTTCGAGGAATTGAAAACACTCTGGTCGATTGTGTTCAACGAGGAAGCAGCATTCCTTGAAAAATTCTTTGCCCTGCGGTTCTTCCCGGACAGCATCTTTGTTGCCCGGGAGCAAGGCAAGATTGTCAGTGCCCTGCATGCCCTTCCTTCTTTCTATCACCAGAATAAAGTAGTGCACCGATGTGCTTTTATCGTAGGGGCGGCAACCTATGCCGACTATCGCAAAAAAGGCATCATGTCCCATTTGCTCTCGTATTGTAAACAGAACCTCGACTGCCCGATCACCCTCTTCCCTGCAGTTCGCCCGTTCTATGAAAAAAACGGCTATATTACGACAGGGGAATTGCTTCGCTACAACCTGGAAGCAGTAACAGAGTATGAACCAGGAACCGAGGTTTCGCTATCCCAAGATGAACTCGATACCATTTATATGCAGGCAACAATAGCCTCTGGCTCACTTTTGCGAGACAACATCGCCTGGCAATTTCTGCTTGACGGATATCAACTGCTTGCAGTACAAGACGCCTATGCACTTATCAAAGATAATGCTGTTGTAGAAGCCATGGCAATCGATACATCGAGTGCAGTAGCATTGCTCGGCCTCATGAAACAGAAAAAGCTAGACACTTGCGCCGTACTCCATGATTCCCCCTTCTGCCCGCTCATACCTGGAATAAAAGGCACTGTCATCCCCATGGGCATGAGTACAGCCCCCTTCATGCAGGGG